From Phragmites australis chromosome 5, lpPhrAust1.1, whole genome shotgun sequence, a single genomic window includes:
- the LOC133920018 gene encoding uncharacterized protein LOC133920018 codes for MALRRINARRKPLLLVPRGFSSSSSKPPFPPPPPPPPANDPDAAHSRSSFPPANPGAPPNPASSLFHDIRERLRSSPTPPPPRRIPMNPPRPNSTRGAPPSPSIDEIRKMLESFRGSRAAGGAPSPSAPGATPSFQDLLKNSAALAPNAGNKAPGFDAIRESLKLGQQPQQRPTRSPTPFLSPFSHNIFSKELVDRTRKAEGAGKEEEKDHAIALTRIYSYEELGKRLGELRPAGAAKDGKEWFSLEELQGRIAKLVKLEEQDVMFGGQYSEIRKSIMSMSTKQSEKSARLSSMQMALLSNIGGQSTLDYMRLPPQEELLERYFHPDHMSSEEKMKLELQRVRDEFKMSENDCGSARVQIAQLTVKIKHLSSVLHKKDKHSRKGLQDMVQRRKKYLKYLRGTDWDSYCLVLSKLGLRDVPEYKAPDYKNKSITKAKSKKSKSKGKKKRKMKA; via the exons atggcgcTCCGCCGCATCAATGCCCGGAGGAAacccctcctcctcgtcccccgcggtttctcctcctcttcctcaaaACCGCCCTTccctccgcccccgcccccgccaccGGCCAACGATCCTGACGCCGCCCACTCCCGCTCCTCCTTTCCGCCCGCCAACCCCGGCGCGCCCCCGAACCCCGCGTCGTCGCTCTTCCATGACATCCGCGAGCGGCTACGTTCGTCCCCgacgccgcccccgccgcgccgGATCCCGATGAACCCGCCACGGCCCAACTCCACGCGCGGCGCACCCCCTTCCCCGTCCATCGACGAGATCCGCAAGATGCTCGAGTCCTTCCGCGGGAGCCGCGCCGCCGGCGGTGCGCCCTCCCCGTCCGCTCCCGGCGCCACCCCGTCTTTCCAGGACCTGCTGAAGAACAGCGCTGCCCTGGCCCCCAACGCCGGGAACAAGGCGCCCGGCTTCGACGCCATCCGCGAGAGCCTCAAGTTGGGCCAGCAGCCGCAGCAGAGGCCGACTCGTTCGCCGACGCCGTTCCTGTCCCCTTTCTCGCACAAtatctttagcaaggagctagTGGACAGGACCCGCAAGGCGGAAGGggcggggaaggaggaggagaaggatcATGCCATAGCGCTCACGAGGATCTACAGCTACGAAGAGCTTGGGAAGAGGCTAGGGGAactgcggccggccggggcgGCGAAGGACGGGAAGGAATGGTTCTCGCTCGAGGAGCTACAGGGGCGGATCGCCAAGCTGGTGAAGTTGGAGGAGCAGGATGTGATGTTCGGTGGACAGTATTCGGAAATCCGGAAGAGCATAATGAGCATGAGCACCAAGCAATCAGAGAAATCGGCTCGGTTGTCATCAATGCAGATGGCACTGCTCAGTAACATTGGTGGGCAATCCACGTTGGACTACATGCGTCTGCCTCCGCAGGAGGAGCTGCTAGAGAGG tATTTCCATCCGGACCATATGTCATCAGAAGAGAAGATGAAACTGGAGCTCCAGAGGGTGAGGGATGAGTTCAAGATGTCCGAGAACGATTGTGGTTCTGCTCGAGTTCAAA ttgcCCAGCTGACTGTAAAAATCAAGCATTTGTCATCTGTTTTACATAAAAAG GATAAACATTCTAGAAAGGGACTTCAGGATATGGTCCAAAGGAGGAAGAAATACCTCAAATACTTGCGTGGAACTGACTGGGACTCATACTGTCTTGTTCTGTCGAAGCTGGGGCTTCGCGATGTGCCGGAGTACAAGGCTCCTGATTACAAGAACAAGTCCATCACCAAGGCCAAATCTAAGAAGAGCAAAAGcaagggcaagaagaagagaaagatgaaGGCATAG
- the LOC133920021 gene encoding putative clathrin assembly protein At5g35200 — protein sequence MAGGGTGIRKYVGALKDTTTVSIAKVNSDYKELEIAIVKATNHVENPAKEKYIRDIFYHLSPGRARADAAYCIRALGRRLSKTRNWAVALKTLIVIHRALREVDPTFREELISYGRSSSHMLNLSYFKDDSSAEAWDYSAWVRNYALYLEERLESFRVLKYDVEKDPLKTKDLDTIGLLAQLPALQQLLFRLLGCQPQGSSSYNIIIQHALSMVALESVRIHTAINDGMLNLVDKFFDMQRDDATRALDIYKRAINQAEQLSEFYGVCKTIYIGRGERFLKIEQPPASFLVTMEEYMSNAPVASTVPRDQAVLAIKYKRKSEVEEPSMSPPHPPAPAPAPELEPVKEVLPVSEPTDLLGMKESTPDTSEMDHKNSLALAVVQQDNALKAPVPASAENVATSWELALVTAPSSNGNAVTSNKLAGGLDLLTLDSLYDEAHRRAQQNASYNPWETIPASGPVMQQPMHDPFYASNYIAAGLNVQMAAMTQQQQAFMLQQQQMMMMAGPQVHHQASSNPFADPYMHAGVHPYGAGMQLHAGNAYTGTGMM from the exons ATGGCCGGGGGTGGCACGGGCATCAGGAAGTATGTTGGGGCCCTCAAGGACACCACAACCGTTAGCATAGCAAAAGTCAACAGCGATTATAAG GAGCTGGAGATTGCTATTGTGAAGGCCACAAACCATGTTGAGAATCCAGCAAAGGAGAAGTACATAAGAG ATATCTTTTACCACCTTTCTCCTGGAAGGGCGCGGGCAGATGCAGCCTACTGCATCCGTGCCCTTGGTAGACGTCTTTCAAAGACACGCAACTGGGCG GTTGCTCTGAAGACATTAATTGTCATACACCGTGCTCTTAGGGAAGTTGATCCTACTTTCCGTGAAGAGCTTATTAGTTATGGAAGATCTAGCTCCCATATGCTAAATCTGTCCTACTTTAAGGATGATTCTAGTGCAGAAG CCTGGGATTACTCTGCATGGGTGCGCAATTATGCTTTATATTTGGAGGAGAGACTTGAATCTTTCCGTGTACTGAAATACGACGTTGAAAAGGATCCATTG AAAACAAAGGACCTTGATACAATTGGATTGCTTGCTCAACTGCCAGCATTACAGCAGCTTCTTTTTCGGCTACTTGGTTGCCAG ccACAAGGGTCATCATCTTATAACATCATTATCCAGCATGCACTTTCAATG GTTGCTCTAGAGAGTGTTAGGATCCACACAGCCATCAATGATGGGATGCTCAATCTTGTTGACAAG TTCTTTGATATGCAAAGGGATGACGCTACTAGGGCACTCGACATATATAAAAGAGCCATTAACCAG GCGGAACAACTTTCAGAATTCTATGGAGTGtgtaaaactatatatattggGCGTGGTGAGAGATTCCTAAAAATTGAACAG CCTCCTGCGTCGTTCTTGGTAACTATGGAGGAGTATATGAGCAATGCTCCCGTTGCTTCAACAGTTCCGAGAGATCAG GCTGTACTAGCTATAAAGTACAAAAGAAAATCAGAAGTTGAAGAACCATCAATGTCACCTCCTCATcctccggctccagctccagctccagaaCTTGAGCCAGTTAAAGAAGTCTTACCTGTATCTGAACCAACAGATTTGCTG GGAATGAAAGAATCAACCCCTGACACATCTGAAATGGATCATAAGAATTCTTTGGCCTTGGCAGTTGTTCAACAag ATAATGCGCTTAAAGCACCTGTTCCTGCCAGTGCTGAGAACGTGGCTACTAGCTGGGAACTGGCACTAGTCACTGCCCCCAGTTCAAATGGAAATGCTGTTACTTCAAACAAATTG GCCGGTGGACTGGACCTGCTTACACTTGACAGCCTATATGACGAGGCGCACCGAAGAGCGCAGCAGAATGCAAGCTACAACCCTTGGGAGACGATTCCAGCATCTGGTCCAGTGATGCAGCAGCCGATGCACGACCCGTTCTACGCCTCTAATTATATTGCCGCAGGCCTCAACGTGCAGATGGCTGCGATGACACAGCAGCAGCAAGCTTTCatgctccagcagcagcagatgatgatgatggcagGTCCACAAGTTCATCACCAAGCCTCTTCCAATCCGTTCGCTGACCCGTATATGCATGCCGGCGTCCACCCTTATGGTGCAGGGATGCAGCTCCATGCAGGCAATGCATACACAGGAACTGGGATGATGTAG
- the LOC133920022 gene encoding vacuolar protein sorting-associated protein 55 homolog — MALSRSMRTCLHSGRLALLAILVSGGIVLQILACALYNNWWPMLTVLMYLILPMPLIFFLGSDTSSMMSNEGDGWVNFTKFLTGASIVGSIAIPSILKHAGVIGWGALTMELSSFLVFGVAILWFLQMNGEDEHSGVF, encoded by the exons ATGGCACTATCACGTAGTATGAGAACATGTTTGCACAGTGGAAGACTTGCCCTTCTTGCGATATTGGTCTCTGGTGGAATTGTGTTGCAAATTTTG GCTTGTGCTCTATATAATAACTGGTGGCCAATGTTGACAG TTCTGATGTATCTTATACTACCAATGCCCCTCATATTTTTCCTGGGTTCTGATACTTCCTCGATGATGTCTAATGAGGGAGATGG TTGGGTGAACTTCACAAAATTCTTGACGGGCGCATCGATAGTGGGGAGCATCGCCATTCCGTCGATCCTAAAGCATGCTGGTGTCATTGGATGGGGGGCCCTCACGATGGAGCTGTCATCCTTCCTGGTCTTTGGCGTGGCAATCCTGTGGTTTCTTCAGATGAACGGTGAAGATGAGCACAGTGGTGTGTTCTAA